The following coding sequences lie in one Bordetella genomosp. 9 genomic window:
- the sucD gene encoding succinate--CoA ligase subunit alpha — MSILINKDTKVITQGITGKTGQFHTRMCRDYANGKAAFVAGVNPKKAGEDFEGIPIYASVKEAKAQTGATVSVIYVPPAGAAAAILEAVEAELDLAICITEGIPVRDMLEVKSRMKALNSKTLLLGPNCPGLITPDEIKIGIMPGHIHRKGRIGIVSRSGTLTYEAVAQVTELGLGQSSAVGIGGDPINGLKHIDVLKLFNDDPDTDAVIMIGEIGGPDEVNAAQWAKDNMKKPVVGFIAGVTAPAGKRMGHAGALISGGADTADAKLEVMEACGIRTTRNPSEMGKLLKSVL; from the coding sequence ATGTCGATTCTGATCAACAAGGACACCAAGGTCATCACCCAGGGCATCACCGGCAAAACGGGCCAGTTCCATACCCGTATGTGCCGCGACTATGCCAACGGCAAAGCCGCTTTCGTGGCGGGCGTGAACCCGAAGAAAGCGGGCGAGGACTTTGAAGGCATTCCCATCTACGCTTCCGTCAAGGAAGCCAAGGCCCAGACGGGCGCCACCGTTTCGGTGATCTACGTGCCGCCCGCCGGCGCGGCGGCCGCCATCCTGGAAGCGGTCGAGGCCGAACTCGATTTGGCCATCTGCATCACGGAAGGCATTCCCGTGCGCGACATGCTGGAAGTGAAGAGCCGCATGAAGGCCCTGAACAGCAAGACGCTGCTGCTGGGCCCGAACTGCCCCGGTCTGATCACGCCCGATGAAATCAAGATCGGCATCATGCCCGGCCACATCCACCGCAAGGGCCGCATCGGCATCGTCAGCCGCTCCGGCACGCTGACCTATGAAGCGGTCGCCCAGGTGACCGAACTCGGCCTGGGTCAGTCCAGCGCCGTGGGTATCGGCGGCGACCCCATCAACGGCCTGAAGCACATCGACGTGCTGAAGCTGTTCAACGACGATCCCGACACCGATGCCGTCATCATGATCGGCGAAATCGGCGGTCCGGACGAAGTGAACGCCGCGCAATGGGCCAAGGACAATATGAAGAAGCCCGTGGTTGGCTTCATCGCCGGCGTCACGGCGCCTGCCGGGAAGCGCATGGGTCACGCCGGCGCCCTGATCTCGGGCGGCGCGGACACGGCGGACGCCAAGCTGGAAGTCATGGAAGCCTGCGGCATCCGGACGACCCGCAACCCGTCCGAAATGGGCAAGCTGCTGAAGTCGGTGCTGTAG
- the metE gene encoding 5-methyltetrahydropteroyltriglutamate--homocysteine S-methyltransferase gives MTTIHNLGFPRIGAQRELKRALEAYWAGKSSLGELETVGRELRARHWKIQADAGLDLLPVGDFAWYDHVLEWTTLLGAVPARFGQPADQAVGLDTLFRMARGRAPTGTPAAACEMTKWFDTNYHYIVPELTPSQRFRISREALFDQIEEATKLGHRVKPVIPGPLTWLWLGKGDAYTGAGDPAKLTLLEGLLPVYLEVLRRIAALGVEWVQIDEPILALDLPAAWRDAYAKTYHRLSAGAVKVMVATYFDGLQDNLSTAASLPVAGLHVDLVRAPDQLPAVLQAIGPDKVLSAGIVNGRNIWRGDLDAALRALAPAKQALGERLWIAPSCSLLHVPVDLAFETELDAELKSWLSFAVQKLDEVRVLARTLDGTASAADQEALREQRAALASRAQSPRIHNPMVAKRMAACAEISRSRAPFAQRIERQQQALRLPHFPTTTIGSFPQTAEIRALRRDWKAGAISDAAYEAAIRKEIEAVIRFQEKIGLDVLVHGEPERNDMVEYFGELLAGFAFTRNGWVQSYGSRCVKPPVIFGDVARPAPMTVGWSSYAQSLTDKPVKGMLTGPVTILQWSFVRDDQPREQTCRQLALALRDEVVDLEKAGIRVIQIDEPAIREGLPLRRADWGAYLEWAVDCFRLCTSGVGEDTQIHTHMCYAEFNDIIESIAAMDADVITIETSRSNMELLKAFEDFRYPNDIGPGVYDIHSPNVPDVDWMVQLMRRAAGRLPRERLWVNPDCGLKTRAWPETEAALVAMVDAARQLRTAV, from the coding sequence ATGACGACTATTCATAATCTCGGTTTCCCGCGGATCGGGGCGCAGCGCGAACTGAAACGGGCGCTGGAAGCGTATTGGGCCGGCAAGTCCTCGCTGGGCGAGCTGGAAACCGTCGGACGCGAGCTGCGCGCGCGGCACTGGAAAATCCAGGCCGACGCCGGGTTGGACCTGCTTCCCGTCGGCGACTTCGCCTGGTACGACCACGTGCTGGAATGGACGACCTTGCTGGGCGCCGTTCCCGCCCGCTTCGGCCAGCCGGCCGATCAGGCGGTCGGGTTGGATACGCTGTTTCGCATGGCGCGGGGCCGGGCCCCGACCGGCACCCCGGCTGCCGCTTGCGAGATGACCAAGTGGTTCGATACCAACTATCACTACATCGTCCCCGAGCTGACGCCGTCCCAGCGCTTTCGTATCTCGCGCGAGGCGCTGTTCGACCAGATCGAGGAAGCGACGAAACTCGGTCATCGCGTCAAGCCGGTCATACCGGGCCCGCTGACCTGGCTGTGGCTTGGCAAGGGCGACGCCTATACGGGGGCGGGCGACCCGGCCAAGCTGACGCTGTTGGAAGGTTTGCTGCCCGTGTATCTGGAGGTGCTGCGGCGGATTGCGGCGCTGGGCGTCGAGTGGGTGCAGATCGATGAGCCCATCCTGGCCCTGGATTTGCCCGCGGCTTGGCGTGACGCCTATGCCAAGACCTACCATCGGCTGAGCGCCGGCGCCGTCAAGGTGATGGTCGCCACGTACTTCGACGGCCTGCAGGACAATTTGTCCACCGCGGCTTCGCTGCCCGTGGCTGGGCTGCATGTTGACCTCGTGCGCGCGCCCGACCAGCTGCCTGCCGTCCTGCAGGCGATCGGTCCAGACAAAGTGCTTTCGGCCGGCATCGTCAACGGCCGCAATATCTGGCGCGGCGACCTGGACGCCGCCCTGCGGGCCCTGGCCCCGGCCAAGCAGGCGCTGGGCGAGCGCTTGTGGATTGCGCCCTCGTGCTCGTTGCTGCATGTCCCGGTGGATCTGGCCTTCGAGACCGAGCTGGATGCAGAGCTCAAGAGCTGGCTGTCTTTCGCCGTGCAGAAGCTGGACGAAGTCCGCGTGCTCGCGCGGACGCTGGACGGCACGGCGTCCGCCGCGGATCAGGAGGCCTTGCGCGAGCAGCGCGCGGCGCTGGCCAGCCGCGCCCAGTCGCCTCGTATCCACAATCCCATGGTGGCGAAACGGATGGCGGCCTGCGCCGAAATTTCGCGTTCCCGCGCTCCGTTTGCCCAGCGCATCGAACGTCAGCAGCAGGCCCTGCGCTTGCCCCACTTCCCGACCACGACCATCGGATCCTTCCCACAAACCGCGGAAATCCGCGCGCTCCGGCGCGACTGGAAGGCCGGCGCCATCAGCGATGCCGCGTATGAAGCTGCCATCCGGAAAGAAATCGAGGCCGTCATCCGATTTCAGGAAAAGATCGGGCTGGACGTGCTGGTGCATGGCGAGCCCGAACGCAACGACATGGTCGAGTATTTCGGTGAACTGCTGGCCGGTTTTGCCTTTACCCGGAACGGATGGGTGCAAAGCTATGGCTCGCGCTGCGTGAAGCCGCCCGTTATTTTTGGCGACGTCGCCCGGCCCGCTCCCATGACGGTAGGGTGGTCTTCCTACGCACAGTCGCTGACGGACAAGCCGGTAAAAGGCATGCTGACCGGACCGGTCACGATTCTGCAATGGTCCTTCGTGCGCGATGACCAGCCGCGCGAACAAACGTGCCGGCAGCTGGCGCTGGCGCTGCGCGACGAGGTCGTGGACCTGGAAAAGGCCGGTATCCGGGTTATCCAGATCGACGAGCCCGCCATCCGGGAAGGCCTGCCGTTGCGGCGGGCCGATTGGGGCGCCTATCTGGAATGGGCGGTCGACTGCTTCCGGTTGTGCACCAGCGGCGTGGGCGAGGACACGCAGATCCACACCCATATGTGCTATGCGGAGTTCAACGACATCATCGAATCGATCGCGGCCATGGATGCGGACGTCATCACCATCGAGACATCTCGTTCCAATATGGAATTGCTCAAGGCCTTCGAAGACTTCCGTTATCCCAACGATATCGGGCCGGGGGTCTACGACATCCATTCGCCAAACGTGCCGGACGTCGATTGGATGGTTCAGCTGATGCGCAGGGCAGCAGGCCGGCTGCCGCGGGAGCGCCTGTGGGTGAATCCCGACTGCGGCTTGAAGACGCGGGCCTGGCCGGAGACGGAGGCCGCGCTCGTCGCCATGGTGGATGCGGCACGGCAGCTTCGCACCGCCGTCTGA
- a CDS encoding response regulator, which yields MRILIAEDDSILVDGLSRSLRHNGYAVDAVRDGMAADLALTAQAFDLLILDLGLPQLTGLEVLRRLRARNARLPVLILTAADSIEQRVKGLDLGADDYMAKPFALSELEARVRALTRRGAAGGASLIRHGRLVFDQAGRVASVEEQPLDLSAREISILEILLMRTGRMVSKTQLVDHLCEWGEEVSTNAIEVYVHRLRKKLEPTGVRIMTVRGLGYCLERDHGAGELAN from the coding sequence ATGCGCATCCTGATTGCGGAAGACGACAGCATCCTGGTGGATGGATTGTCCCGGTCCCTGCGGCATAACGGCTATGCCGTCGATGCCGTCCGCGACGGCATGGCCGCGGACCTGGCCCTGACCGCGCAGGCTTTCGACCTGCTGATTCTGGACCTGGGCCTTCCCCAACTGACGGGCCTGGAAGTCCTGCGCCGCCTGCGCGCGCGCAACGCCCGCTTGCCTGTGCTCATTCTAACCGCCGCCGACAGCATCGAGCAGCGCGTCAAGGGACTGGATCTGGGAGCTGACGATTACATGGCCAAGCCTTTCGCGCTGTCCGAACTGGAAGCGCGCGTCCGGGCCTTGACGCGCAGGGGCGCGGCGGGCGGTGCCAGCCTGATCCGGCATGGACGCCTGGTCTTTGACCAGGCCGGGCGGGTGGCGTCGGTGGAGGAGCAGCCGCTGGACCTGTCGGCGCGCGAAATCAGCATCCTGGAGATCCTGCTGATGCGCACCGGGCGCATGGTCAGCAAGACGCAGCTGGTGGATCACCTGTGCGAGTGGGGCGAGGAAGTCAGCACCAACGCGATCGAAGTCTATGTCCACAGGCTGCGCAAGAAGCTGGAGCCGACGGGCGTCAGGATCATGACCGTGCGAGGCCTGGGGTACTGCCTGGAACGGGATCATGGCGCGGGCGAGCTGGCGAACTGA
- the sucC gene encoding ADP-forming succinate--CoA ligase subunit beta, protein MKIHEYQGKELLKKFGVTVPRGIPAFTVDEAVSAAEKLGGPVWVVKAQIHAGGRGKGGGVKLGRSIDEVRQLAGEILGMQLVTHQTGPQGQKVRRLLIEEGADIKKEYYVGIVTDRGTQRVCVMASSEGGMEIEEVAAHNPEKILKVFVDPAKGLTDEEAAQLARGIGVPEASVGKAAAEFQKLYKCYWETDASLAEINPLILTGSGDIVALDAKFNFDSNALFRHPEIVAYRDLDEEDPAEIEASKFDLAYIQLDGNIGCLVNGAGLAMATMDTIKLFGGEPANFLDVGGGATAEKVTEAFKIMLKNKGVKAILVNIFGGIMRCDVIAEGVITACKAVNLNVPLVVRMKGTNEELGKKMLADSGLPIISADTMAEAATQVVAAAK, encoded by the coding sequence ATGAAAATCCACGAGTATCAAGGCAAGGAACTGCTGAAGAAATTTGGCGTGACCGTGCCCCGCGGTATTCCCGCCTTCACCGTCGACGAAGCCGTGAGCGCGGCGGAAAAGCTGGGCGGGCCGGTCTGGGTCGTGAAGGCGCAAATCCACGCGGGCGGCCGCGGCAAGGGCGGCGGCGTCAAGCTGGGCCGCTCCATCGACGAGGTTCGCCAGCTCGCCGGCGAAATCCTGGGCATGCAGTTGGTCACGCACCAGACCGGTCCCCAGGGCCAGAAAGTGCGCCGCCTGCTGATCGAGGAAGGCGCCGACATCAAGAAGGAATACTATGTCGGCATCGTGACCGATCGCGGAACGCAACGCGTCTGCGTCATGGCGTCGAGCGAAGGCGGCATGGAGATCGAGGAAGTCGCCGCTCACAACCCGGAAAAAATCCTGAAGGTCTTCGTCGATCCCGCCAAGGGCCTGACCGATGAAGAAGCCGCCCAGCTGGCGCGCGGCATCGGCGTTCCGGAAGCCTCCGTCGGCAAGGCCGCCGCTGAATTCCAGAAGCTGTACAAGTGCTATTGGGAAACCGACGCTTCGCTGGCCGAAATCAATCCGCTGATCCTGACCGGCTCCGGCGACATCGTCGCCCTGGATGCCAAGTTCAACTTCGATTCGAACGCGCTGTTCCGCCATCCGGAAATCGTCGCCTACCGCGACCTGGACGAGGAAGATCCGGCGGAAATCGAAGCGAGCAAATTCGACCTGGCCTACATCCAGCTTGACGGCAATATCGGCTGCCTGGTGAACGGCGCCGGTCTGGCCATGGCCACCATGGACACCATCAAGCTGTTCGGCGGCGAGCCGGCCAACTTCCTGGACGTCGGCGGCGGCGCCACCGCCGAGAAAGTGACGGAAGCCTTCAAGATCATGCTCAAGAACAAGGGCGTGAAGGCGATCCTGGTCAACATCTTCGGCGGCATCATGCGCTGCGACGTCATCGCCGAAGGCGTGATCACCGCGTGCAAGGCCGTCAACCTGAACGTGCCGCTGGTCGTCCGCATGAAGGGGACGAACGAAGAGCTCGGCAAGAAGATGCTGGCCGATTCCGGTTTGCCCATTATCAGCGCCGACACGATGGCCGAAGCCGCCACCCAGGTCGTTGCCGCCGCCAAGTAA
- a CDS encoding DUF2889 domain-containing protein produces MPLPPPQVPRKPLHTRSIRVQGYARDDGLWDIEAELIDVKPYDFVKHAGEIMRAGDPIHHMHLRITIDGDYTIVAAQAVYDAAPYGEHCTSIESAYQDLVGMNLVKGFRQQVKARFARVAGCTHMTELSQVLPTAAIQSMASRRRETPDAGKRPFQLDGCHALSTEGPVVLKYYPKWYAGDASAGDAASDSSLFSHTT; encoded by the coding sequence ATGCCTTTGCCCCCGCCGCAAGTTCCCCGCAAACCGCTGCACACGCGCTCGATTCGCGTGCAAGGCTATGCGCGCGACGACGGTTTGTGGGACATCGAGGCCGAACTCATCGATGTCAAGCCCTATGACTTCGTCAAGCATGCGGGCGAAATCATGCGGGCCGGCGACCCCATACATCATATGCACCTGCGCATCACCATCGATGGCGACTACACCATCGTGGCCGCGCAGGCCGTCTATGATGCGGCGCCCTATGGCGAGCACTGCACCAGCATCGAAAGCGCCTACCAGGACCTGGTTGGCATGAACCTGGTGAAAGGTTTTCGTCAACAGGTCAAGGCCCGTTTCGCCCGCGTCGCGGGCTGTACCCACATGACGGAGCTGTCGCAGGTGCTGCCCACGGCCGCCATCCAGAGCATGGCCAGCCGGCGCCGGGAAACACCCGATGCCGGCAAGCGGCCGTTCCAGCTGGACGGCTGCCATGCGCTCAGTACCGAGGGGCCCGTGGTCCTCAAGTACTACCCCAAGTGGTATGCCGGCGATGCCTCCGCCGGCGATGCCGCATCCGATTCTTCTCTTTTTTCTCATACGACCTGA
- a CDS encoding TerC family protein, with amino-acid sequence MELTQAAFWLALLQIIWVNILLSGDNAVVIALAARSLPPAQQKKAIVVGSAAAIIMRIVLTLVAAKLLLLPWLKLIGAILLVYIGVSLLMPEDEDDGSSKSHGNLLSAIRTIMIADLVMSLDNVVAVAAAAMGDTTLLVVGLAISIPLVIFGSTLLLKVIERFPIIVWVGAALLGFIAGELLVGDPALQEPVERIDTALGTTQHSLAMMAGACGAILVLVIGKILLARRAPDKNLNRPEGI; translated from the coding sequence ATGGAATTAACACAAGCCGCATTCTGGCTCGCGCTGCTGCAAATCATCTGGGTCAATATCCTGCTTTCCGGCGATAACGCCGTGGTTATTGCGCTCGCCGCGCGTTCGCTGCCCCCCGCTCAGCAGAAAAAAGCGATCGTTGTCGGTTCGGCCGCCGCCATCATCATGCGTATCGTGCTGACCCTGGTCGCCGCAAAGCTGCTGCTGCTGCCCTGGCTCAAACTGATCGGCGCCATCCTGCTGGTTTATATCGGGGTTTCCCTGCTGATGCCGGAAGACGAGGACGACGGCAGCTCCAAGTCGCACGGCAACCTGCTCTCCGCCATCCGCACCATCATGATCGCGGACCTGGTGATGAGCCTGGACAACGTCGTGGCGGTGGCCGCCGCCGCGATGGGCGATACGACCTTGCTGGTGGTTGGCCTGGCGATCAGCATCCCGCTGGTGATTTTCGGCAGCACGCTGCTGCTCAAGGTAATCGAGCGCTTCCCGATCATCGTCTGGGTCGGCGCCGCCTTGCTGGGCTTCATTGCCGGCGAGCTGCTGGTCGGCGACCCGGCCCTGCAAGAGCCCGTTGAGCGCATCGACACGGCGCTGGGCACCACCCAGCACAGCCTGGCCATGATGGCAGGGGCCTGCGGGGCAATCCTGGTGCTCGTCATCGGGAAGATCCTGCTGGCACGGCGCGCGCCTGACAAAAATCTTAATCGACCTGAAGGAATCTGA
- a CDS encoding LysR family transcriptional regulator has protein sequence MLEIRHLETLAAIRDGGSLQEAAERLHLTQSALSHQLRELEARLGTPLLNRRTRPARLTTAGLRVLALADEVLPRLRATERELQRLAAGRTGRLHLAIECHSCFQWLMPALDAFRAQWPEVALDLSAAFSFAPFPALLRGDLDLVITSDPQNLEAIEYVPLFGYELVLAVAESHPFATQRYIRAEQLEDQTLITYPVDRQRLDVFTAFLDPADVEPAAVRKAELTPIIAQLVASNRGVAALPNWALTEYLGQGWLKVCRLGPQGVWRTLYAAIRQEDADAPFIKDFLSIARDVSFRTLSGIKSAASQSAATSRTEARQTH, from the coding sequence ATGCTCGAAATCCGCCACCTTGAAACCCTCGCCGCCATCCGGGATGGCGGGAGCCTGCAGGAAGCGGCGGAGCGGCTGCATTTGACGCAGTCCGCGCTGTCGCACCAACTGCGCGAGCTGGAGGCCCGATTGGGGACACCGCTGCTCAACCGGCGCACCCGTCCCGCCCGGCTCACCACGGCTGGTTTGCGCGTGCTGGCGCTGGCCGATGAAGTACTGCCCCGGCTGCGGGCGACCGAACGGGAATTGCAGCGCCTGGCTGCGGGTCGAACCGGCCGGCTGCACCTGGCGATCGAATGCCACTCCTGCTTTCAATGGCTGATGCCCGCGTTGGACGCTTTCCGTGCGCAATGGCCGGAGGTGGCGCTGGACCTGTCCGCGGCCTTTTCCTTTGCGCCCTTCCCCGCGCTGCTGCGCGGCGATCTGGATCTGGTGATCACATCGGATCCGCAGAACCTGGAAGCAATAGAGTATGTGCCCCTGTTCGGGTATGAACTCGTGCTGGCCGTCGCGGAATCCCATCCCTTCGCGACGCAGCGCTACATTCGTGCGGAGCAGCTGGAAGACCAGACGCTTATTACCTATCCAGTGGACCGGCAGCGGCTGGATGTGTTCACGGCGTTTCTCGATCCCGCGGACGTCGAACCCGCCGCGGTGCGCAAGGCCGAATTGACGCCGATCATTGCCCAGCTGGTCGCCAGCAATCGTGGCGTGGCCGCTTTGCCCAACTGGGCGCTTACCGAGTATCTGGGACAAGGCTGGCTGAAGGTCTGCCGCCTGGGGCCGCAAGGCGTTTGGCGCACCCTATACGCCGCCATCCGCCAGGAGGATGCCGACGCACCCTTCATCAAGGATTTTTTGAGCATTGCCCGCGATGTGAGCTTCCGCACTTTGTCGGGGATCAAGTCCGCCGCTTCGCAGTCCGCTGCCACATCAAGGACCGAGGCCAGGCAAACCCACTGA
- the recA gene encoding recombinase RecA, translated as MDDKTTKAAAAEKAKALAAALSQIEKQFGKGSIMRYGDNEVEHDIQVVSTGSLGLDIALGVGGLPRGRVIEIYGPESSGKTTLTLQVIAEMQKLGGTCAFVDAEHALDVQYAAKLGVNLTDLLISQPDTGEQALEITDALVRSGSVDLIVIDSVAALVPKAEIEGEMGDSLPGLQARLMSQALRKLTATIKRTNCMVIFINQIRMKIGVMFGNPETTTGGNALKFYSSVRLDIRRIGSIKKGEEVIGNETRVKVVKNKVSPPFKQAEFDIMYGSGISREGEIIDLGVQAGIVDKAGAWYSYNGERIGQGKDNVREYLKEHKEIALEIENRIRENQGIVSRAITFAASEAEED; from the coding sequence ATGGACGACAAAACCACCAAGGCAGCCGCCGCGGAAAAAGCCAAGGCGCTCGCCGCGGCGCTATCGCAGATCGAAAAGCAGTTCGGCAAGGGTTCGATCATGCGGTACGGCGACAACGAGGTCGAGCACGACATCCAGGTGGTTTCCACCGGGTCGCTCGGGCTGGATATCGCCCTTGGCGTAGGGGGCTTGCCGCGCGGCCGCGTCATCGAAATCTACGGGCCGGAATCTTCGGGCAAGACCACGCTCACCCTGCAGGTCATCGCCGAAATGCAAAAGCTGGGCGGCACCTGCGCCTTCGTCGACGCGGAGCACGCGCTGGACGTCCAGTATGCGGCCAAGCTTGGCGTGAACCTGACCGACCTGCTCATTTCGCAGCCGGATACGGGGGAGCAGGCCTTGGAGATCACCGACGCGCTGGTTCGTTCCGGCTCGGTGGACCTGATCGTCATCGACTCCGTGGCGGCGCTGGTGCCCAAGGCGGAAATCGAAGGCGAAATGGGCGACTCGCTTCCTGGCCTGCAGGCCCGTCTGATGAGCCAGGCCTTGCGCAAGCTCACGGCCACCATCAAGCGCACCAATTGCATGGTCATCTTCATCAACCAGATCCGGATGAAGATCGGTGTCATGTTCGGCAACCCCGAAACCACCACCGGCGGCAACGCGCTCAAGTTCTATTCGTCGGTGCGCCTGGACATCCGCCGCATCGGTTCGATCAAGAAGGGCGAGGAAGTCATCGGCAACGAAACCCGCGTCAAGGTGGTCAAGAACAAGGTTTCGCCGCCCTTCAAGCAGGCCGAGTTCGACATCATGTACGGCAGCGGCATTTCGCGGGAAGGCGAGATCATCGACCTTGGGGTGCAGGCCGGCATCGTGGACAAGGCCGGCGCCTGGTACAGCTACAACGGCGAGCGCATCGGTCAGGGCAAGGACAACGTCCGCGAATACCTGAAGGAACACAAGGAAATCGCCCTGGAAATCGAAAACCGTATTCGCGAGAACCAGGGCATCGTCAGCCGCGCCATCACCTTCGCCGCCAGCGAAGCGGAAGAAGACTGA
- a CDS encoding LysE family translocator, whose amino-acid sequence MTELIAVITISLLAVISPGPDFAMVTRNSLRLSRRAGVLTALGIGLGVIVHVCYTLVGLGVLIQQSLWLFNAIKVAGAIYLVCLGVKMLRARPAGSASDGAAASLSDAAALRTGFLTNVLNPKTTVFIVSLFMQVVRPQTPLAVQIGYGVFISMAHMAWFSLVALCFSTGALRDRLLAFRHLIDRAFGGLLVGLGVLLAAARGAGR is encoded by the coding sequence ATGACCGAACTGATAGCTGTCATCACAATCTCCTTGTTGGCTGTCATCAGCCCTGGCCCTGACTTCGCGATGGTCACGCGCAACAGTCTGAGGTTGTCACGCAGGGCCGGCGTGCTGACGGCGCTAGGTATCGGCCTGGGCGTGATCGTCCATGTCTGCTACACCCTCGTGGGCCTGGGTGTGCTGATCCAGCAGTCGCTCTGGCTGTTCAACGCCATCAAGGTGGCGGGCGCCATCTACCTGGTCTGCCTAGGCGTGAAAATGCTGCGGGCCAGGCCCGCGGGTTCAGCGTCCGACGGCGCCGCGGCCTCCCTGTCCGATGCGGCAGCCCTGCGCACGGGTTTCCTTACCAATGTGCTGAACCCGAAAACAACGGTGTTCATCGTCAGCCTTTTCATGCAGGTGGTGCGGCCGCAGACGCCACTGGCGGTGCAGATCGGCTATGGCGTTTTCATCTCCATGGCGCATATGGCCTGGTTCAGTCTGGTGGCGCTGTGCTTTTCGACCGGAGCGCTGCGGGACCGGCTGCTGGCCTTTCGCCACTTGATAGACCGCGCGTTCGGCGGGCTGCTGGTTGGCTTGGGCGTCCTGCTCGCGGCCGCGCGCGGGGCAGGTCGGTGA
- the recX gene encoding recombination regulator RecX: MGATTDPDMDSAVNRDERRGPSLKARAVGFLSRREYARSELARKLARYTEDPSAIERMLDDLEREGWLSTRRFAESLVHRRAEKQGAARIVQELRQHGVDEAQIGELRESLRATEYERAWAVWAKRFAERPADRAAYAKQARFLAGRGFAHDIIRRVLGDERED, encoded by the coding sequence ATGGGCGCCACGACGGATCCGGACATGGATTCTGCGGTGAACCGCGATGAACGGCGCGGGCCTTCCTTGAAGGCTCGCGCCGTCGGTTTTCTATCGCGCCGCGAATACGCCCGGTCCGAGTTGGCGCGCAAGCTGGCTCGCTATACCGAGGACCCGTCCGCTATTGAGCGCATGCTGGACGACCTGGAGCGGGAAGGGTGGCTCTCCACTCGTCGTTTTGCCGAAAGCCTGGTCCATCGCCGCGCGGAAAAGCAAGGCGCGGCACGCATCGTTCAGGAGTTGCGTCAGCATGGCGTGGACGAAGCGCAGATCGGCGAGCTGCGTGAAAGCTTGCGAGCGACCGAATACGAGCGCGCCTGGGCGGTATGGGCGAAGCGCTTTGCGGAACGCCCCGCCGATCGTGCCGCATATGCCAAGCAAGCGCGGTTTCTGGCGGGCCGTGGCTTTGCCCACGACATCATACGCCGCGTCCTGGGCGACGAACGGGAAGACTGA
- a CDS encoding LysR family transcriptional regulator, producing the protein MFSDRNGESDSPVSDVRLPSLLALRCFETAARLENFSRAAAELHLTHGAVSRAVRLLEDELGVALFERRSRRVFLTDAGRTLARAVGNGMDLMRRAVADLRASARQGRRWVLSCEPTLLMRWLIPRWPDFQARHPDIDVHLVAGGGPFSFSSGIDLAIRRDDFAWPERYHVEPLFAEKVGPVCRPDKAAVWFATGKTGTKLKAETPRLHTRTRPGAWQDWAAAAGQPAPDTAGQTFEHFYLSLQAAVAGLGVAIGPWQLVRDDLDSGVLTAPLGFIEDGSRYCLLAPRPLQRESPQADLLAWLRQMA; encoded by the coding sequence ATGTTTTCTGACAGGAATGGTGAGTCGGACTCACCGGTATCGGACGTTCGCCTGCCTTCGCTGCTGGCCTTGCGCTGTTTCGAGACCGCCGCCAGGCTGGAAAATTTCAGCCGCGCAGCGGCCGAGCTTCATCTGACCCACGGCGCGGTCAGCCGCGCCGTGCGCCTGCTCGAAGACGAACTTGGCGTGGCGCTGTTCGAGCGGCGCAGCCGGCGCGTGTTCCTCACCGACGCCGGCCGGACCCTGGCGCGGGCGGTCGGCAATGGCATGGACCTCATGCGCCGGGCAGTCGCGGACTTGCGCGCCAGCGCCCGCCAGGGGCGCCGCTGGGTGTTGTCGTGCGAACCGACCCTGCTGATGCGCTGGCTGATTCCGCGCTGGCCGGACTTCCAGGCACGGCATCCGGATATCGACGTGCATCTGGTCGCCGGCGGCGGGCCATTCTCCTTTTCCAGCGGCATCGACCTGGCCATCCGCCGGGACGATTTCGCCTGGCCCGAGCGCTATCACGTCGAACCGTTGTTTGCGGAGAAGGTCGGCCCTGTCTGCCGTCCCGACAAGGCGGCGGTCTGGTTCGCTACGGGGAAGACCGGAACCAAACTGAAAGCGGAGACGCCGCGCCTGCATACCCGTACCCGGCCTGGCGCGTGGCAGGATTGGGCCGCTGCCGCCGGCCAGCCCGCACCCGACACGGCCGGACAGACCTTCGAGCACTTCTATTTGAGCTTGCAAGCGGCAGTAGCCGGCCTGGGCGTGGCCATCGGCCCTTGGCAGCTGGTGCGAGACGATCTCGACAGCGGTGTGCTGACGGCGCCATTGGGCTTCATCGAGGACGGTTCGCGCTACTGCCTCCTGGCCCCGCGCCCCTTGCAGCGAGAGAGTCCGCAGGCGGACTTGCTGGCATGGCTGCGGCAAATGGCATAG